A region of Cataglyphis hispanica isolate Lineage 1 chromosome 6, ULB_Chis1_1.0, whole genome shotgun sequence DNA encodes the following proteins:
- the LOC126850229 gene encoding protein unc-13 homolog 4B isoform X5, giving the protein MRFNMVSTNSPIRAATLNRMRNTFCGVPKAEIERRTNALLQSMTIEELYATLLYMTQHQIGFDVSRECGQEILLNHLQHAFKVDNETHERVLEETKNLEPPELHLNIEVIEAKELVSKDSNGKSDPFCALYLESAPTRRYNTAVKTCTLSPIWEEHFELPLEDPENDILCLEVWDFDAAETVPEKMSKVKDVKGVRGLVKLAKEIAVTATTGSHDNEFIGRCRIPLKDIPTTGHTMWYALEKRNKSKRRGVVKLRLSFSAEHNAQVAAQEHRHLLRVLLLHEIETEKIEKYCWCGRWSGPAEALILQHSAQRGLLARNLALAQWVEYARIHQEHPLSFTVFNKLAIDLLRPMDSGLFSADETRLFWDATKKILYSCLNSIRKIRRLTMGDKNVMMQLSAILGILSSISSLKIPEDIDLFPVKMYSWFSEFDDGKMDVLQALEDTIIQSCAEWFEHVVSNNSPETESDEDALRNQIKIIQLIRSDLQKAIENYDKLFIKKVNVPYARILYIAYEKRISDMCMIIIEDVCARLKRIEVDSTDNVELSLGTTLFEVYLTLQRYAVLGQVLCAEGQLEDMKIQKYHEWFRSGVAHWLDIAVYKALKRIDRAVEIDTLQAVDNSVQYTSSAVDTLTTFYQIKVFWTQLAWPDVEGSYTFIAKIIDDICKCSIAYADKMAGKAEMTTELEQLSQSSVYEKKFKISTAWCFAINNIDYIRTSIAPLAKDLGLQEIIEALGEHKTQEEADRCRQTLQLIIDNATDTVKNKIIDLLEVVANKMAPAMSRYLMEGAELIDTTSNAMDRLLQYLDSNLTILHDNLNEDNFNRVLLVIWEIMSETLYKLVNTNLEKRRPPAFYSNLHRTLHTLIRFFNLDADETANVQVLEKIERLLKLYGLETAELIHRYHQERLEEQKEIEEPIYGLITVKAYFLDNSLNIQILNARNLRCMDSNGDFIGKLSTLERKLHSKSKQRLKEGKTSKCDSYIKIRLLPDEKFADIKAPKTHVQKETLFPLFDETFNIPLTPEQRAIENAIVAFEVKDKDFLRSRFMAEAFLPFSEIPDTEPETDFATLEQVHLKLSRPTKKSTDVIRALEQRKGDNQAMDFISKLNSKANSK; this is encoded by the exons aatCATTTACAACATGCTTTTAAAGTCGATAACGAAACACACGAAAGAGTGTtggaagaaacaaaaaatctcgag CCACCAGAATTGCATCTAAACATCGAAGTGATCGAAGCCAAAGAACTAGTCTCCAAAGATTCTAACGGTAAAAGTGATCCTTTCTGTGCACTTTATCTCGAATCAGCCCCGACCAGAAGATACAATACTGCCGTGAAAACTTGTACACTCAGTCCAATTTGGGAAGAACATTTTGAAtt accATTGGAAGATCCTGAAAACGACATCTTGTGCCTTGAAGTATG GGATTTTGACGCTGCCGAAACCGTGCCTGAAAAAATGAGCAAAGTTAAAGATGTTAAAGGTGTTCGTGGCTTAGTTAAACTGGCTAAGGAAATTGCAGTAACGGCTACGACTGGTAGTCATGATAATGAATTCATTGGTCGATGTCGAATACCATTAaag GATATACCAACAACGGGACATACTATGTGGTACgctttagaaaaaagaaacaaatcgAAACGTCGGGGCGTTGTGAAGCTCCGATTGTCTTTTAGCGCGGAACATAACGCACAAGTGGCCGCACAAGAACATCGACACCTGTTAAGAGTATTGCTACTTCATGAGATTGAGAcggaaaaaatcgaaaaatactgTTGGTGTGGTCGTTGGTCGGGACCAGCCGAAGCCCTCATTCTTCAGCACAGCGCTCAACGTGGTTTACTAGCTAGAAATCTGGCTTTGGCGCAATGGGTCGAATATGCAAGGATTCACCAAGAGCATCCATTAAGTTTCACAGTTTTTAATAAGCTCGCGATTGACTTGCTCAGGCCAATGGACAGCGGCTTGTTTTCTGCTGACGAAACTAGATTATTCTGGGATGCCaccaaaaaaattctttattcatgCTTAAATAGTATACGAAAAATTCGAAGACTGACTATGGGAGATAAAAATGTCATGATGCAATTATCCGCTATTTTAGG gaTATTATCATCTATATCTTCTTTGAAAATTCCTGAAGACATTGATCTCTTTCCGGTCAAAATGTACTCTTGGTTTTCTGAATTTGATGATGGCAAAATGGACGTACTTCAAGCCTTGGAAGATACTATTATACAAAGCTGTGCAGAGTG GTTTGAACATGTAGTAAGCAATAATTCGCCTGAAACAGAATCGGACGAAGATGCACTTAGGaatcagattaaaataattcaactgATTAGATCAGACTTACAGAAAgctattgaaaattatgacaaattatttataaa aaaagtgAACGTTCCGTACGCAAGAATACTGTATATTGCGTATGAGAAAAGAATCAGTGATATGTGCATGATTATTATAGAGGATGTGTGTGCCAGATTAAAGCGAATTGAAGTTGATAGCACCGACAACGTGGAATTAAGCTTAGGTACAACGCTGTTTGAGGTTTATCTTACGCTTCAAAGATATGCTGT aCTTGGTCAAGTACTGTGTGCCGAAGGACAGCTGGAGGATATGAAGATACAAAAGTATCATGAGTGGTTTCGAAGTGGTGTCGCGCATTGGTTAGATATCGCAGTGTACAAAGCACTTAAACGCATTGATAGAGCGGTAGAGATCGACACTTTGCAAGCAGTCGACAATAGCGTTCAGTATACTTCTAGCGCCGTAGATACATTAACAACTTTCTatcaaattaaagttttttggACACAGCTTGCGTGGCCAGACGTTGAAGGTTCCTACACATTCATAGCAAAGATCATTGAC GACATTTGTAAATGTTCAATTGCATATGCGGATAAGATGGCAGGAAAAGCAGAGATGACGACGGAATTAGAGCAGCTCTCGCAGAGTAGCgtttatgaaaagaaatttaaaatatcgacgGCCTGgtgttttgcaattaataacaTCGATTATATTAGAACATCGATCGCACCATTGGCTAAAGATTTAGGACTGCAAGAAATTATAGAGGCTCTAGGGGAACACAAGACTCAAGAAGAAGCTGATCGTTGTCGGCAGACTCTTCAACTTATTATCGATAACGCCACAGATACTGTGAAGAACAAGATCATAGATTTGTTGGAAGTCGTAGCTAACAAAATGGCTCCTGCGATGAGTAG GTATCTCATGGAGGGAGCCGAATTAATTGATACGACTAGCAACGCAATGGATCGTCTGCTACAGTATTTGGATAGTAATCTGACAATATTACATGATAATCTCAACGAGGACAACTTTAACAGAGTTCTCCTAGTGATTTGGGAAATCATGTCTGAGACGCTGTATAAGCTAGTCAACACTAATTTAGag AAACGACGACCGCCAGCATTTTACTCGAACTTACATCGAACTCTTCACACGCtcattcgattttttaatctcGATGCCGATGAAACAGCGAATGTGCAAGTTTTAGAAAAGATCGAacgtcttttaaaattatatggacTTGAAACTGCCGAGCTCATACATCGTTACCATCAGGAACGCTTAGAAGAACAGAAGGAAATTGAGGAACCTATTTATGGTCTTATCACCGTCAAAGCATATTTCCTCGATAATTCCTTGAATATACAGATTTTAAATGCCAGGAATCTTCGTTGTATGGATAGCAATG GCGATTTTATAGGCAAGCTGTCTACTCTCGAGCGTAAACTGCACTCAAAATCTAAACAAAGACTGAAAGAAGGGAAGACAA GCAAATGCGATTCCTATATAAAGATCAGGTTATTGCCTGATGAAAAATTTGCTGATATTAAGGCACCCAAAACGCATGTGCAGAAAGAAACGCTCTTTCCTCTTTTTGACGAAACATTTAACAT TCCTCTTACTCCGGAACAAAGAGCCATAGAAAACGCTATAGTGGCGTTTGAGGTAAAAGACAAAGACTTTCTTAGATCAAGATTTATGGCTGAAGCTTTCTTACCATTTAGCGAGATTCCTGACACTGAACCAGAAACTGACTTTGCAACTTTAGAACAAGTTCATCTGAAACTTTCCCGTCCAaccaaaaaaa GTACGGACGTCATTCGCGCATTGGAGCAGCGGAAAGGAGACAATCAGGCGATGGACTTCATTTCAAAACTCAACAGTAAAGCAAACTCTAAATGA